The following are encoded in a window of Ricinus communis isolate WT05 ecotype wild-type chromosome 4, ASM1957865v1, whole genome shotgun sequence genomic DNA:
- the LOC8263386 gene encoding uncharacterized protein LOC8263386: MSSSPQRARSESNSGDGAGERPRFFSNKAKNICWANAETVPGRHPERWRKDAAGNIVCKRLGNCQGCLCFQYDHIIPFSKGGESTAANCQILQTRVNNYKADAEAVDKSQLKGYSCDLKFTDKELDIIEMAVYGDVIRPGNQCRCRTVAEILGQTKSKDRVAACKLPYGDESV, from the exons atgagCTCCTCGCCGCAGCGCGCTCGAAGTGAGAGCAACAGCGGTGATGGTGCTGGGGAGAGGCCAAGGTTCTTCAGCAACAAAGCCAAAAATATATGCTGGGCAAACGCTGAAACAGTACCAGGTAGACACCCTGAGAGGTGGCGCAAAGATGCAGCTGGCAACATTGTTTGCAAGCGCCTAGGCAATTGCCAAGGCTGCCTTTGCTTTCAATACGATCACATCATTCCTTTCTCTAAAG GAGGTGAATCTACTGCTGCTAATTGCCAAATACTTCAAACAAGGGTCAATAATTACAAGGCTGATGCAGAGGCTGTGGACAAATCTCAATTGAAAGGCTACTCCTGTGATCTCAAGTTCACTG ATAAAGAGCTCGACATAATAGAAATGGCTGTTTATGGGGATGTGATCAGGCCTGGAAACCAATGTCGTTGCAGAACAGTTGCTGAAATACTTGGCCAAACCAAGTCAAAAGACCGTGTGGCTGCTTGCAAACTACCGTATGGTGATGAATCGGTATAG
- the LOC8263384 gene encoding uncharacterized protein At5g01610 — MEKALTKVGSFWISKKAKEEFSHISQDISTFSDTVEEKAKWVFNKLKGKPQKSLSDVLREYNLPPGIFPQNIKCYELEESRGKLVVHLQSPCEVCFKDSSVVRYATRVKGTLSRGKLNGIEGMKTKVLVWVKVTSLSVESLKSDKVWFTAGVKKSRPKDAYEFPREAIKVEEF, encoded by the exons atgGAGAAAGCACTGACAAAAGTTGGGAGCTTCTGGATTTCCAAGAAAGCTAAGGAAGAGTTCTCCCACATTTCTCAAGACATTTCT ACTTTCTCAGACACTGTTGAGGAGAAGGCAAAATGGGTATTCAACAAGCTGAAAG GTAAGCCACAGAAGTCTTTGTCAGATGTTCTCAGAGAGTACAACTTGCCTCCAGGCATATTCccacaaaatataaaatgttacGAGCTGGAAGAATCGAGAGGGAAGCTGGTGGTACACTTGCAATCCCCTTGTGAGGTATGTTTCAAGGATTCATCGGTGGTGAGATATGCTACTCGTGTGAAGGGAACACTGTCAAGGGGAAAACTTAATGGAATAGAAGGAATGAAGACTAAAGTACTCGTATGGGTTAAAGTGACTAGCCTAAGTGTTGAGAGTCTTAAGTCCGATAAAGTCTGGTTCACTGCTGGTGTTAAGAAATCTAGGCCCAAAGATGCCTATGAATTCCCTCGCGAAGCCATTAAAGTTGAAGAATTCTGA
- the LOC8263385 gene encoding eukaryotic translation initiation factor 5A — translation MSDEEHHFESKADAGASKTFPQQAGTIRKNGHIVIKNRPCKVVEVSVSKTGKHGHAKCHFVAVDIFNSKKLEDIVPSSHNCDVPHVTRTDYQLIDISEDGFVSLLTDNGNTKDDLRLPTDENLLSQIKDGFAEGKDLVVTVMCSMGEEQICALKDIGPKN, via the exons ATGTCGGACGAGGAACACCACTTCGAGTCCAAGGCCGACGCCGGCGCTTCCAAGACCTTCCCTCAGCAAGCTGGCACTATTCGTAAGAACGGTCATATCGTCATCAAGAATCGTCCTTGCAag GTTGTGGAGGTTTCAGTCTCAAAGACTGGGAAGCACGGCCATGCTAAGTGCCACTTTGTCGCTGTTGATATCTTCAATTCCAAGAAGCTTGAAGATATTGTCCCCTCTTCTCACAATTGTGAT GTTCCCCATGTCACTCGTACTGACTATCAGCTTATTGATATTTCTGAGGATGGATTT GTGAGTTTGCTGACTGATAATGGTAACACTAAGGATGATCTCAGACTTCCAACTGATGAGAATCTTCTGTCTCAG ATTAAGGATGGTTTTGCTGAAGGGAAAGATCTTGTGGTTACTGTCATGTGTTCGATGGGAGAGGAGCAAATATGTGCACTCAAGGATATTGGCCCAAAGAACTAG